One region of Thiorhodovibrio frisius genomic DNA includes:
- a CDS encoding endonuclease/exonuclease/phosphatase family protein produces MGASPLMAWLAILRRPLAGDRASDGWWLIGGAAFGLLSPWLSAPLRASGGRFAWLLDLITHGQWLYLIVLVLGVALSARRQPAALLALLLLPLPWLTASPSLDNQSERTEPGFRVAVANLNMVEPPLPALTDWLEAEPPDLLILLECIPEMARWLDDRGELSYHVEQPEASPFGICLRTAWPLIETRTEWDAAGIPRLHAELDWHGQHIGVIALHPMPPVSAHFHALRNQQLHHLIEDTDPTKPSILAGDLNASPWSSAFAGLAQTGVRRASGLQPTWPAVGQGWLGIPIDQVLVTTAWRGAESGTTRSLGSDHRALSVLLW; encoded by the coding sequence ATGGGTGCGTCGCCGCTGATGGCTTGGCTGGCGATTCTGCGCCGACCGCTGGCCGGTGACCGCGCGAGCGATGGCTGGTGGCTGATTGGCGGCGCGGCCTTTGGGCTACTCTCACCCTGGTTGTCGGCACCCTTGCGCGCCAGTGGAGGTCGCTTCGCCTGGCTGCTGGACCTGATCACGCACGGACAATGGCTTTACCTGATCGTGCTGGTGCTTGGCGTGGCGCTGAGTGCTCGACGCCAGCCCGCCGCCCTGTTGGCGCTGCTCTTGCTGCCGCTGCCCTGGTTAACGGCCTCGCCATCCCTGGATAACCAAAGCGAGCGGACCGAGCCGGGTTTCCGCGTTGCCGTGGCCAATCTGAACATGGTCGAGCCGCCGTTGCCCGCGCTGACCGATTGGCTGGAGGCCGAGCCGCCAGATCTACTGATCCTGCTCGAATGCATCCCGGAGATGGCGCGTTGGCTGGATGACAGAGGCGAACTGTCTTATCACGTCGAGCAGCCCGAGGCGTCGCCTTTTGGTATCTGCCTGCGCACGGCCTGGCCGCTAATCGAGACACGTACCGAATGGGATGCCGCCGGAATTCCACGCCTGCATGCCGAGCTTGACTGGCACGGCCAGCACATCGGTGTGATCGCACTGCACCCGATGCCGCCAGTTTCGGCGCACTTTCATGCGTTGCGCAATCAGCAATTGCACCATCTGATCGAGGATACTGACCCGACCAAGCCCAGCATCCTGGCTGGTGATCTGAATGCCAGCCCGTGGTCGTCGGCCTTTGCCGGTCTGGCGCAGACTGGCGTGCGTCGGGCCAGCGGGTTACAACCCACCTGGCCGGCGGTGGGACAAGGCTGGCTTGGCATTCCCATCGATCAGGTGCTGGTGACCACCGCTTGGCGGGGGGCTGAGTCCGGAACCACTCGCTCACTCGGCTCCGATCACCGGGCGCTGAGCGTCTTGCTGTGGTGA
- a CDS encoding lysozyme inhibitor LprI family protein produces the protein MRLFTALMILVLVPAASGAQTQADLNQTACGEFEQADQTLNRVYQQIRQRYQGDNDFLDKLKRSQRAWIAFRDAELEALYPDENKQISYGSIYPMCVCGEQARLTQDRINQLRRWLDVEEGDGCAGSRRP, from the coding sequence ATGCGCCTGTTCACCGCTCTCATGATCCTTGTTCTGGTTCCCGCCGCGAGCGGAGCACAGACGCAGGCCGACCTGAACCAGACCGCCTGTGGCGAGTTTGAACAAGCCGACCAGACACTCAATCGCGTCTACCAGCAAATCCGCCAGCGCTATCAGGGCGACAACGATTTTCTGGACAAGCTCAAGCGCTCCCAGCGCGCCTGGATTGCCTTTCGCGATGCCGAGTTGGAGGCGCTATACCCTGATGAAAACAAACAAATCAGCTATGGCAGCATCTACCCGATGTGTGTCTGCGGCGAGCAGGCGCGACTGACCCAAGACCGGATCAATCAGCTGAGACGCTGGCTCGATGTTGAGGAAGGCGATGGTTGTGCTGGCAGCCGACGGCCCTGA
- a CDS encoding nucleotidyl transferase AbiEii/AbiGii toxin family protein, whose translation MNGPDVGASVRARLLTIAKANGQDFNFVLTRYALERLLYRLGQSRYAERFLLKGALLFDLWFDIPHRPTRDIDLLGFGSAEPLIAERIFRELCSAVAVPEDGMHFQPETVRVQAIRKAANYGGLRVTLSGRLANARCPVQIDLGFGDAVTPGPETLDYPCLLKDLPSPRLKAYPRETVVSEKLQALVVLGIANSRMKDYFDLWVLSWHSTFDGATLTGAIDATFARRATPIPADVPFGLRTAFALDNQKKTQWRAFLAKNALKPVELKAVLSRLRLFLEPPMQAARLEQPWAAHWHPDVGWR comes from the coding sequence ATGAATGGTCCTGATGTCGGTGCATCCGTGCGAGCCAGGCTGCTGACTATTGCCAAGGCGAACGGGCAAGACTTCAATTTTGTGTTGACTCGTTATGCCCTCGAACGGTTGCTCTACCGTTTGGGTCAGTCCAGATACGCCGAGCGTTTCTTGCTCAAGGGCGCCCTGCTATTTGACCTCTGGTTCGACATTCCCCATCGCCCGACACGGGACATTGATCTGCTCGGTTTTGGCTCCGCGGAACCCTTGATTGCGGAACGCATCTTTCGGGAACTGTGCAGCGCGGTCGCCGTGCCCGAGGACGGCATGCACTTTCAACCCGAGACGGTTCGCGTACAGGCAATCCGCAAAGCAGCCAACTATGGGGGGCTGCGCGTGACCTTGAGCGGACGTCTCGCCAACGCCCGATGTCCGGTGCAGATCGATCTGGGGTTCGGCGATGCGGTCACGCCTGGACCGGAGACCCTCGACTACCCTTGTTTGCTCAAAGACTTGCCATCTCCACGGCTAAAAGCCTATCCGCGCGAAACCGTTGTCTCCGAGAAATTGCAGGCTCTGGTTGTGCTGGGTATCGCTAACAGCCGCATGAAGGACTATTTCGACTTGTGGGTTCTGTCTTGGCACAGCACGTTTGATGGCGCGACCCTGACTGGGGCCATTGATGCGACCTTCGCGCGGCGCGCGACGCCAATTCCCGCCGATGTGCCTTTCGGATTGCGCACGGCCTTTGCTTTGGACAACCAAAAAAAAACCCAATGGCGGGCGTTCCTGGCCAAGAATGCACTGAAACCTGTCGAGTTGAAGGCGGTGCTGTCCCGGCTGCGGCTGTTTCTCGAGCCTCCGATGCAGGCTGCGCGGTTGGAACAGCCTTGGGCCGCCCATTGGCATCCGGATGTTGGCTGGCGGTGA
- a CDS encoding M48 family metallopeptidase has protein sequence MTSKERQFRIPPRIAAGGIKALSDWMIVRAEQKILPRVKRHASNLGVTYRDAEISETRYRWGSCTGKNSLRFNWRLIKAPVAVIDYVIIHELAHLIEPNHTPRFWNIVRSQHPMTETAKDWLKEHGALLEQRL, from the coding sequence ATGACTTCGAAAGAGCGCCAGTTTCGGATTCCTCCGCGCATCGCGGCCGGTGGCATCAAGGCGCTGTCGGATTGGATGATCGTCCGCGCCGAGCAGAAGATCCTACCCCGCGTGAAACGGCACGCGAGCAATCTCGGCGTCACCTACAGGGACGCCGAGATATCGGAAACCCGCTACCGCTGGGGGTCATGCACGGGGAAAAACAGCCTCCGATTCAATTGGCGCCTGATCAAGGCGCCGGTAGCGGTGATTGACTACGTCATCATCCACGAACTGGCTCACCTGATCGAGCCAAACCATACGCCGCGCTTCTGGAATATCGTCAGGTCACAGCACCCGATGACCGAGACAGCAAAGGACTGGCTGAAGGAGCATGGGGCGCTGTTGGAGCAGAGGTTGTAG
- a CDS encoding damage-control phosphatase ARMT1 family protein, with protein sequence MRVYLDCWPCFLRQALSASRRAGASPELQRAILEETMGALREMASDATPPEMGERIHRLVRERSRTPDPYLDVKREATAQALALLPALQARVETAEDPLQTAVRIAIAGNIIDHGVAETFDLEATLERVLRANPPIDDLPLLRAALERVDEVLYLADNAGETVFDRVLIEALSTPVTYAVKAGPVLNDATREEAVAAGLDQVAEIIDTGCDAMGAPLGLCSPDFRDRFNRARLIIAKGQANYETLSGVDAPICFLLQAKCSVIAGDIGVPTGSVIIQASPALHDAVK encoded by the coding sequence ATGCGAGTTTATCTGGACTGCTGGCCCTGCTTTCTGCGCCAAGCGCTAAGTGCCTCCCGCCGCGCTGGGGCCTCGCCTGAGCTGCAGCGGGCGATTCTGGAGGAGACCATGGGTGCCCTGCGCGAGATGGCCAGCGATGCCACGCCGCCGGAGATGGGCGAGCGCATTCATCGGCTGGTGCGCGAGCGCTCACGCACTCCCGATCCCTACCTGGATGTAAAACGCGAGGCCACTGCGCAAGCTCTGGCCTTATTGCCGGCACTGCAGGCGCGGGTCGAGACGGCCGAGGATCCTCTCCAGACCGCCGTGCGCATCGCCATTGCCGGCAACATCATCGACCATGGTGTCGCCGAGACCTTCGACCTGGAGGCGACACTGGAACGGGTGCTGCGGGCCAACCCTCCGATCGACGACCTGCCCTTGCTGCGCGCGGCGCTGGAGCGCGTGGATGAGGTGCTCTATCTGGCCGACAACGCCGGCGAGACGGTCTTTGACCGCGTGCTGATCGAGGCGCTATCCACTCCAGTGACCTATGCCGTCAAGGCTGGCCCGGTGCTGAACGATGCCACCCGAGAGGAAGCCGTCGCCGCCGGTTTGGACCAGGTCGCGGAGATCATTGACACCGGTTGCGACGCCATGGGCGCGCCGCTGGGGCTGTGCTCGCCAGACTTCCGCGATCGCTTCAACCGTGCTCGGCTGATCATCGCCAAGGGCCAGGCCAATTACGAAACGCTGAGCGGGGTCGATGCGCCCATCTGCTTTCTGCTCCAAGCCAAGTGCTCGGTGATTGCCGGGGATATTGGTGTTCCGACAGGGAGCGTCATCATTCAGGCGAGCCCGGCGCTGCATGATGCCGTGAAGTGA
- a CDS encoding type IV toxin-antitoxin system AbiEi family antitoxin domain-containing protein, protein MSASQDAILALTRQQGLLRPIDLDAQGLPRVSLTRLVRQGRLARVGRGLYALPERPVSEHAALAEVARRSPHAVICLLSALRFHELTTQNPFEVWLAIPGKAHAPALSYPPLRVVRFSEAGMTEGVDQHEIDRVRVRVTNLARTVADCFKYRNKIGLDVALEALKEALGQDGGPRRVSIDALWRFAEMNRVGKVIRPYLDSLA, encoded by the coding sequence ATGTCCGCATCCCAAGACGCCATTCTCGCGCTCACCCGACAGCAGGGTCTTCTCCGTCCGATTGATCTGGATGCCCAGGGTCTGCCGCGGGTGTCTCTGACGCGACTTGTGCGCCAGGGTCGACTCGCGCGTGTTGGACGGGGGCTTTATGCCTTACCTGAGCGGCCGGTATCGGAACATGCGGCCTTGGCCGAAGTGGCGCGCCGTTCCCCCCATGCCGTGATATGCCTGCTCTCGGCACTGCGCTTCCATGAACTGACAACCCAGAATCCGTTCGAGGTGTGGCTGGCCATTCCCGGCAAGGCCCATGCACCCGCCCTGTCGTATCCACCGCTGCGCGTCGTGCGGTTTTCCGAGGCAGGAATGACCGAGGGCGTCGATCAGCACGAGATCGACAGGGTCAGGGTGCGAGTGACCAATCTTGCGCGAACCGTGGCGGACTGTTTCAAATACCGCAACAAGATCGGCCTCGATGTCGCCCTGGAAGCACTGAAGGAGGCGCTCGGCCAGGATGGTGGACCCCGTCGGGTTAGCATCGATGCATTGTGGCGCTTCGCCGAGATGAATCGGGTGGGCAAGGTCATCCGGCCCTATCTGGACAGTCTCGCATGA
- a CDS encoding sulfotransferase domain-containing protein: MTTQQSAAATALARGKRPGVPPDTPPAAQWGDPHPLHDPWILANFQARPSDVLITTAPKAGTTWMQQILHQLRTGGDETFEDIDAVVPWLERQRPHQSWRQVLADFEARPGPRLFKTHCTWEQTPGREVARLILTVREPRDCCVSFYHHLMDMTDSALAAHGLERPASLEAHVDAWLAFGAWFRNLASWWPQRERDNLLMLRYSDLKADLSGAIERIAAFLGWPLTPRTLEQAARLSSFAWMKANSQRFAGRSADGSPMFRPGGFIRKGQTGDHTTQLSADQEARILCRCRQELPADCLADLGLD, translated from the coding sequence ATGACCACTCAGCAATCCGCAGCCGCAACCGCCTTGGCAAGGGGCAAGCGACCCGGCGTACCACCAGATACACCACCCGCTGCACAGTGGGGCGACCCCCATCCGCTGCATGACCCCTGGATACTCGCCAATTTCCAGGCACGCCCAAGTGATGTGCTCATCACGACGGCGCCCAAGGCCGGGACCACCTGGATGCAGCAGATTCTGCATCAACTGCGCACGGGTGGCGATGAGACCTTTGAGGACATCGATGCCGTGGTGCCCTGGCTGGAGCGCCAGCGGCCGCATCAAAGCTGGCGGCAGGTGCTGGCGGACTTTGAAGCGCGCCCCGGCCCGCGCCTGTTCAAGACCCATTGCACCTGGGAACAGACCCCCGGTCGGGAGGTCGCGCGCCTGATCCTGACGGTGCGCGAACCGCGCGACTGCTGCGTCAGCTTCTACCATCATCTGATGGATATGACCGACAGCGCACTCGCCGCTCACGGACTGGAGCGCCCCGCGAGTCTGGAGGCCCATGTGGATGCCTGGCTCGCCTTCGGCGCCTGGTTTCGCAACCTGGCCAGTTGGTGGCCGCAGCGCGAGCGCGACAACCTGCTGATGCTGCGCTACAGCGATCTCAAGGCCGACCTGTCGGGCGCCATTGAACGCATCGCCGCGTTTCTCGGCTGGCCCCTGACGCCACGGACGCTTGAGCAAGCCGCGCGGCTGTCTTCCTTCGCCTGGATGAAGGCCAACAGCCAGCGTTTCGCCGGGCGCAGCGCCGACGGCAGCCCGATGTTTCGCCCCGGCGGCTTCATCCGCAAAGGCCAGACCGGCGATCACACAACCCAGCTGAGCGCCGATCAGGAGGCGCGGATTCTCTGTCGTTGTCGGCAGGAACTGCCCGCCGACTGTCTGGCCGATCTGGGGCTCGATTGA
- a CDS encoding thiol-disulfide oxidoreductase DCC family protein has translation MPNQDTSIQDSNSPLRVLYDGGCPLCRREIAHYQRLRPRRPVDWIDIDGDPSACESLDITRESAMARFHVLEGTRIHTGAEAFVVLWSALPVWSLLAALARGLRLLPLMERGYAWFAQRRWKKRCQDDRCAVI, from the coding sequence ATGCCCAACCAAGACACCTCCATTCAGGATTCCAACTCGCCATTACGCGTGCTCTACGATGGTGGCTGTCCGCTCTGCCGACGCGAGATCGCCCACTATCAACGCCTCAGGCCCCGCCGGCCAGTGGACTGGATCGACATTGATGGCGACCCAAGCGCGTGCGAATCGCTCGACATCACCCGCGAATCCGCCATGGCGCGGTTTCATGTGCTTGAGGGAACGCGTATTCACACCGGCGCCGAAGCCTTTGTCGTGCTCTGGTCGGCGCTCCCGGTTTGGTCTCTGCTGGCCGCCTTGGCGCGCGGGCTGCGCTTGCTCCCTCTAATGGAACGCGGCTATGCCTGGTTTGCCCAGCGCCGCTGGAAGAAGCGTTGCCAGGATGATCGTTGCGCGGTGATTTGA
- a CDS encoding SAM-dependent methyltransferase yields the protein MWDQRFDREDYLYGTQPSQFLAAQTDRLRPGQRALVVADGEGRHAVYIAELGLEVSAMDSSGVALSKARKLAAAHGVTVDFHQADLRDWTWAPARYDVVVAIFIQFAEPALRTAIFAGMQRTLAPGGLLLLHGFTPAQLAYRSGGPPCAELLYTPELLRDAFAELEILRLEEYQSELREGTGHVGQAALIDLVARKPLADATSA from the coding sequence ATGTGGGACCAACGTTTTGATCGAGAAGATTATCTCTACGGCACTCAGCCGAGTCAGTTTCTGGCGGCGCAGACTGATCGGCTTCGACCCGGCCAGCGCGCGCTGGTCGTCGCTGATGGCGAAGGGCGCCATGCTGTTTATATCGCTGAACTTGGGCTCGAGGTCAGCGCGATGGACAGCTCTGGGGTTGCCCTGTCCAAGGCGCGCAAACTGGCGGCAGCCCACGGGGTCACGGTGGATTTCCATCAGGCCGACCTGCGTGATTGGACATGGGCGCCCGCGCGCTATGATGTTGTGGTGGCAATTTTCATTCAATTCGCCGAGCCCGCACTCAGAACCGCGATCTTCGCTGGGATGCAGCGCACTCTGGCGCCGGGCGGACTGCTCTTGCTGCATGGCTTCACCCCAGCGCAGCTGGCCTATCGCAGTGGCGGCCCGCCCTGTGCCGAGCTGCTCTACACGCCAGAACTCCTGCGCGACGCCTTTGCCGAGCTTGAGATTCTGCGGCTTGAGGAATACCAGAGTGAGTTACGTGAAGGCACCGGCCATGTCGGCCAGGCGGCATTGATCGACTTAGTGGCCCGCAAGCCACTCGCCGATGCGACGTCAGCGTAA
- the thpR gene encoding RNA 2',3'-cyclic phosphodiesterase: MRLFVAAPLPGFLIEDLQVLRRSLQSAGLKARWVPPGNMHLTLKFLGEVGSQQLPSLGDTIRAAVTSIPPITLVAKGIGGFPSLRHCRVLWVGLDGETQRLIALQQRLSGKLQSLGFPRERRAYHPHLTLARTRLPLDARHWTAPFADWTSQTMTIDQLALFASTLKPTGAEYRCLHRATLTGQIHP; encoded by the coding sequence ATGCGCCTGTTTGTCGCCGCGCCACTCCCAGGATTTCTGATCGAGGATTTGCAGGTCTTGCGACGGTCCTTGCAGTCCGCGGGGCTCAAAGCGCGCTGGGTGCCGCCCGGCAACATGCATTTGACGCTGAAATTCCTGGGTGAGGTCGGCTCACAACAGCTTCCCAGCCTGGGTGATACCATCAGGGCGGCTGTGACCAGCATTCCTCCAATCACCCTGGTCGCCAAGGGGATCGGCGGTTTCCCGAGTCTGCGCCACTGTCGCGTGCTCTGGGTCGGCCTGGATGGCGAGACCCAGCGATTGATCGCTCTACAGCAACGGTTAAGCGGGAAATTGCAATCTCTCGGGTTTCCGCGGGAGCGCCGGGCCTATCATCCGCATCTCACGCTGGCACGGACGCGATTACCGCTGGACGCGCGGCATTGGACCGCCCCATTTGCCGACTGGACATCGCAAACCATGACGATCGATCAGCTCGCGCTCTTTGCCAGCACGCTCAAGCCCACGGGGGCTGAGTACCGCTGCCTGCACCGCGCGACGCTGACCGGCCAAATCCACCCTTGA
- a CDS encoding antibiotic biosynthesis monooxygenase family protein, whose amino-acid sequence MFIVMNRVAVVEDFAEMFEDRFRHRAGQIDKQPGFIRMQVLKPQTPDTPYLVQTTWRDRQAFEAWVGSEDFKIAHSNPMPKEAFSGEGKIEMFEGMIDSEVADPP is encoded by the coding sequence ATGTTCATCGTGATGAATCGCGTCGCTGTTGTCGAGGACTTTGCCGAGATGTTCGAGGACCGGTTTCGCCACCGCGCGGGTCAGATCGACAAACAACCGGGCTTTATCCGCATGCAGGTGCTCAAGCCCCAGACGCCCGATACGCCCTACCTGGTGCAAACCACCTGGCGCGACCGCCAGGCGTTCGAGGCATGGGTGGGCTCAGAGGATTTCAAAATCGCCCACAGCAATCCGATGCCGAAAGAGGCCTTCAGCGGAGAAGGCAAGATCGAGATGTTCGAGGGGATGATCGATTCCGAGGTTGCTGACCCGCCATGA
- a CDS encoding uroporphyrinogen-III synthase — protein sequence MRCCDLQGQGVLVTRPAHQAERLCQLIEAAGGRPLRFPALVIEPTHDPAARALLAEHWDLVYCVSPNAVSFAHAIVADRHPWLRAERVAVVGAGTARELEALGRPADLVPSGRFESEEVLALPELSHLDGQRVLIMRGEGGRGLMAETLRERGARVSIAEVYRRTCPKVDPQPLLARWSTDVDWVTVTSEQILRNLLAILGPTGREQLLATPLVVIAARTAEAARTLGFRDVVLAERASDEAVLAALCCRPLPA from the coding sequence ATGCGTTGTTGTGACTTACAAGGCCAGGGTGTCCTGGTCACCCGACCGGCGCACCAGGCAGAGCGCTTGTGCCAGCTGATCGAAGCCGCCGGTGGGCGGCCCCTGCGTTTTCCGGCCCTGGTGATCGAACCGACGCATGACCCAGCCGCCCGCGCCCTGTTGGCCGAGCACTGGGATCTGGTCTATTGCGTCAGTCCCAATGCGGTGAGTTTCGCCCATGCGATCGTCGCTGATCGTCACCCCTGGCTACGCGCCGAGCGGGTTGCGGTCGTCGGCGCTGGCACGGCACGGGAGCTTGAGGCGCTCGGGCGTCCCGCCGATCTGGTGCCGAGCGGTCGGTTCGAGAGCGAAGAGGTGCTGGCACTGCCCGAGCTCAGCCACCTGGACGGGCAGCGTGTTTTGATCATGAGAGGGGAGGGCGGTCGCGGGCTAATGGCCGAGACACTCCGCGAGCGGGGTGCGCGCGTGAGCATCGCCGAGGTGTATCGTCGCACCTGTCCCAAGGTCGATCCGCAACCGCTGCTGGCGCGGTGGTCTACCGACGTTGACTGGGTCACGGTGACCAGTGAACAAATCCTGCGCAACCTATTGGCCATCCTCGGGCCGACGGGGCGCGAACAGCTGTTGGCCACCCCGCTGGTCGTTATCGCCGCGCGCACCGCCGAAGCCGCGCGCACGCTGGGATTTCGTGATGTCGTGCTGGCCGAGCGTGCCTCGGATGAAGCAGTCCTTGCGGCCTTGTGTTGTCGTCCGCTACCTGCGTAG
- a CDS encoding DUF4400 domain-containing protein, with protein sequence MASEREARSGWLWGITVAVILFVMEFILLSALVPTEWSSRVQKQEAEWMEQTLGARTAQAIFEQSEAWSERLFVRSGLMAGSYDLLIPDDVSVERAPELGKLAESPVWPLIQDRLDVIWQSLDIAVQRIVLLLAWWPFLAFALVGGILDGLLRRRIRQSGFDYPSPLAHRLAVGALLWMGVAVSLCLLLPVPIPVVVVPMVAISIAVAVGAMVTQTQKRL encoded by the coding sequence ATGGCCAGTGAACGCGAAGCCCGCTCGGGCTGGCTGTGGGGCATCACAGTCGCGGTCATCCTCTTCGTCATGGAATTTATCCTGCTCTCTGCACTGGTGCCGACCGAGTGGTCGAGCCGGGTTCAGAAACAGGAAGCCGAATGGATGGAGCAAACCCTCGGTGCCAGGACCGCCCAAGCGATCTTCGAGCAATCAGAAGCCTGGTCCGAACGACTCTTTGTCCGCTCGGGACTGATGGCCGGGAGCTATGATCTGCTCATACCCGATGACGTCAGCGTCGAGCGCGCTCCGGAACTGGGCAAGCTTGCCGAGAGCCCGGTCTGGCCTTTGATCCAAGACCGCCTCGATGTGATCTGGCAGTCGCTGGACATCGCCGTGCAGCGCATTGTCCTGCTGCTCGCCTGGTGGCCCTTTCTCGCCTTCGCCCTGGTTGGGGGTATTCTGGACGGACTGCTACGCCGGCGCATCCGCCAATCCGGGTTTGACTATCCCAGCCCGCTTGCGCATCGGCTGGCGGTGGGAGCGCTGCTATGGATGGGGGTGGCTGTCTCTCTGTGCCTGTTGCTTCCGGTGCCGATTCCGGTCGTGGTGGTCCCCATGGTCGCCATCAGCATCGCGGTTGCGGTGGGGGCCATGGTGACGCAGACACAGAAACGTCTTTAA